The Novosphingobium humi DNA window TGGCCGGGTTTTCGTCGGCCGCCGAATCGACCAGCGCGAAAGCGAAGTCGATGGTGAAGGCGATTTCTGGCAGATGCCTCAGGGCGGCATCGACCCTGGCGAGGAATTGCGCACCGCCGCTTTCCGCGAACTGGCCGAGGAAACGGGCGTGGGCGAGGCCCATGCGACGATTCTGGCCCAAACGCGCGAGGAATTGCTCTACGATCTGCCCGATCACCTGATCGGCAAGCTGTGGAAGGGCAAATATCGCGGCCAGCGTCAGCACTGGTTCCTGATGCGCTTTACC harbors:
- a CDS encoding RNA pyrophosphohydrolase, translated to MTDLASLPYRPCVGVMLVNAHGRVFVGRRIDQRESEVDGEGDFWQMPQGGIDPGEELRTAAFRELAEETGVGEAHATILAQTREELLYDLPDHLIGKLWKGKYRGQRQHWFLMRFTGHDDDIDLNAHEPAEFNAWKWAEADHLPDLIVPFKKRVYRAVLEEFRALI